From the Sphingobium yanoikuyae genome, the window GCGGCGACGGCGAAGACGGCCAGCACCGGCACATAGCTGGTCGCGCCGGGCACCGGCACCTTGAGGCCCAGGAAGCGGCGCAGATCGTCATGGCCGCCGATCCGCCGGCCGTCGATGAAGATTTGCGGTGTCGTCTTCACGTCATGCTGCGCCTTGAAGACGTCGGTCTCGGCCCGGCTGGTAAGGGCATGATCCTCGACCCGATAGCCATGGCGGCGCAGCAGCCAGCGCGCCTTGAGGCCATAGGGACAGACATGACCGGGCATCACCATACGGTAGAGCTGGGCCGTCTTTTCCGGGGGCGGATTTCCCGAGGCTGGGGACATTGCATCATCCTTGTTTACGCTGCGATGCCCCTCATATAGGGTCTGTACCATGGTACGGAGTCAAGGCATGAGTATGACAATTTCCGCACTGGCCCGCGCGGGCGATGTCGGGGTGGAGACGGTGCGCTTCTACCAGCGGCGCGGCCTGCTGGATGCGCCCGATCGGCCGGAGGGCAGCGTGCGGCGCTATGGCGAGGGCGATGTGCGCCGGCTGCGCTTCATCCGGTCGGCGCAGGCGGCGGGCTTCACGCTGGAGCAGATCGGCGAGCTGCTGCAACTCGATGCCGGGCAGGATCGCAAGCGGGCGCGCGAGCTGGCGGCCGATCGGATCGCGGCGCTGGATGTGAAGATCGCGGAACTGGAGGCGGCGCGGGCGGCGCTGACGCGACTGGCCCGGCAATGCCATGCCTCCGATGAAGGGCCATGCCCGATCATCGCGGCGTTCGAGGACGGCGCTCAGACGTCCTGCGTCTGATCGTCCTGCTTCTGCGCCATCTGCCGGCGCGACATTTCCCGACGCACCGAGTAGCTGGTGGG encodes:
- a CDS encoding MerR family transcriptional regulator, with translation MSMTISALARAGDVGVETVRFYQRRGLLDAPDRPEGSVRRYGEGDVRRLRFIRSAQAAGFTLEQIGELLQLDAGQDRKRARELAADRIAALDVKIAELEAARAALTRLARQCHASDEGPCPIIAAFEDGAQTSCV